A window of Psychroflexus sp. ALD_RP9 contains these coding sequences:
- the priA gene encoding primosomal protein N', translated as MQFVDVILPLALPKRFTYVFEAHNYDFKIEIGKRVAVQFGKRKIYTAIVVNIHHNPPQSYEAKPIEDVLDQTPILTQLQLKFFKWISDYYLCNEGEVLRAALPSAFLLESETIIEKHPEINQNEIESISDHHILILDALDMQSSLKLSDVMSILGKKTVFPVLNEMLGKNLIVFNQELNRQYKPKLIKYLRLNSVYYQQQKFEDLLESLNRAKKQKEVFMKMIALETTKKPITKTKLKQETGVSDAVIKALIDKAIIIEEEKQQDRVQFTTEVTSHHIQLSYLQEKALNDIKFGLEAKDVCLFQGVTSSGKTEVYIKLIEAQIATGKQVLYLLPEIALTTQLITRLQNYFGDQVVVFHSKFSVNERVEAYNHVLNQSKGRIIIGARSSIFLPFQNLGLIIVDESHETSFKQYDPAPRYQARDAAIVLAQFSKAKVILGTATPSIESIYNVKQKKYAYVTLTKRFGNVLFPKINIIDLQERYKKKKMKGHFSEDLILKIQETLKLGEQVILFQNRRGYSPILECNSCGNSPQCPNCDVSLTYHKHNNTLRCHYCGYHIAMQIKCMACGSKDLSTKGFGTEQIEVEAKALFPEVNIKRMDLDTTRSKNAYGNLITEFEQGEIDILVGTQMLSKGLDFRDVSLVGVLNADSLLNFPDFRAHERCFQLLTQVAGRAGRTQKQGEVLIQSFNPHHQVLQQVTTYNYKQLYKEQLYDRKHFKYPPYFRLVRFTLKSKDFNRVNEASTWLATYYRQVFKEQVLGPEFPPILRIRNMYHKNILLKIPPHHSLSKTKVYINKGRDKFEAIGAFKSIRLIIDVDPY; from the coding sequence TTGCAGTTTGTAGATGTTATACTTCCGTTAGCACTTCCTAAACGCTTTACCTACGTTTTTGAAGCTCACAATTACGATTTCAAAATTGAAATAGGTAAACGTGTGGCTGTTCAATTTGGAAAACGCAAAATATATACGGCAATTGTTGTTAACATTCACCATAATCCGCCACAATCTTATGAAGCAAAACCTATCGAAGATGTTCTAGACCAAACACCTATTTTAACCCAATTACAATTAAAGTTTTTTAAATGGATTTCTGACTATTACCTCTGCAATGAAGGCGAAGTCTTAAGAGCTGCCTTGCCTAGCGCGTTTTTACTTGAGAGTGAAACCATCATTGAAAAGCATCCCGAAATTAATCAAAATGAAATAGAATCTATTAGCGATCATCATATATTAATTTTAGATGCACTTGATATGCAATCTAGTTTGAAGTTATCAGATGTCATGTCAATTTTAGGAAAAAAAACAGTTTTTCCGGTTTTAAACGAAATGTTAGGTAAAAATTTAATTGTTTTTAATCAAGAATTAAATCGCCAATACAAACCAAAATTAATTAAATATCTTAGGCTGAACTCTGTTTATTATCAGCAACAAAAATTTGAAGATCTTCTTGAATCTCTAAATCGTGCCAAAAAGCAAAAAGAAGTCTTCATGAAAATGATTGCTCTAGAAACAACAAAGAAGCCTATAACTAAAACCAAACTGAAACAAGAAACTGGAGTTTCAGACGCTGTAATTAAGGCATTGATCGATAAAGCCATAATAATTGAAGAAGAAAAACAACAAGATCGTGTACAGTTTACAACCGAAGTAACCTCACATCATATTCAGCTAAGTTATTTACAAGAAAAAGCTTTAAATGATATAAAATTTGGCTTAGAGGCGAAAGATGTATGTTTATTTCAAGGTGTTACATCTTCAGGTAAAACAGAAGTTTATATTAAGCTTATTGAAGCTCAAATTGCAACAGGCAAACAAGTATTATACCTCTTACCAGAAATTGCACTCACGACTCAATTAATTACGAGATTACAAAATTATTTTGGTGATCAAGTGGTTGTTTTTCACAGTAAGTTTTCTGTTAATGAACGTGTTGAAGCCTATAATCATGTTCTTAATCAGTCTAAAGGCCGAATTATAATAGGGGCAAGATCGTCTATATTTTTACCCTTTCAAAATCTAGGTTTAATTATTGTTGACGAGTCTCACGAAACAAGTTTTAAACAATATGATCCGGCACCACGATATCAAGCTAGAGATGCTGCTATTGTTTTGGCTCAATTTTCTAAAGCAAAAGTTATATTAGGCACAGCAACCCCAAGCATAGAAAGTATTTACAATGTAAAACAAAAAAAATATGCATATGTAACTCTAACCAAACGCTTTGGAAATGTTTTGTTTCCTAAAATAAATATTATTGACCTTCAAGAGCGTTACAAGAAGAAAAAAATGAAAGGTCATTTTTCTGAAGACTTAATTCTTAAAATTCAAGAAACTTTAAAATTAGGAGAACAAGTCATTTTATTTCAAAACAGACGTGGATATTCGCCAATCTTAGAATGTAATTCTTGTGGAAATTCTCCTCAATGCCCAAATTGTGACGTAAGTTTAACCTATCACAAACATAATAACACTTTGCGTTGTCATTATTGTGGTTATCATATCGCTATGCAAATAAAATGTATGGCTTGTGGAAGTAAAGATTTATCGACCAAAGGTTTTGGTACTGAGCAAATTGAAGTAGAGGCTAAAGCATTGTTTCCAGAAGTTAATATTAAGCGGATGGATTTAGATACTACAAGGTCTAAAAATGCTTATGGCAATCTTATTACTGAATTTGAACAAGGTGAAATAGATATTCTTGTAGGAACACAAATGCTAAGTAAAGGTTTAGATTTTAGAGATGTAAGTTTGGTTGGAGTTTTAAACGCTGATTCTTTGTTGAATTTTCCAGATTTTAGGGCGCATGAAAGATGCTTTCAGTTATTAACACAAGTAGCAGGCAGAGCAGGCAGAACACAAAAGCAAGGTGAAGTTTTAATACAAAGTTTTAATCCTCATCACCAAGTGCTTCAGCAGGTAACCACTTATAATTATAAACAATTATATAAAGAACAACTTTATGACCGAAAGCACTTTAAATATCCACCTTATTTTAGATTAGTGAGATTTACATTGAAGTCGAAAGATTTTAATCGCGTTAATGAAGCATCTACTTGGTTAGCAACTTATTATCGGCAAGTGTTTAAAGAACAGGTTTTAGGTCCCGAATTTCCGCCGATTCTCCGTATACGTAATATGTATCATAAAAATATTTTACTTAAAATTCCGCCTCATCACAGTTTGTCTAAAACTAAAGTTTACATCAATAAAGGCCGCGATAAATTTGAAGCTATTGGCGCTTTTAAATCAATTCGATTAATTATAGACGTAGATCCTTACTAA
- a CDS encoding ABC transporter ATP-binding protein — protein MKTKKNNSTTGKAFDLGLFKRLLAFTKPYKKTFYFVAIAAIVLSALGVMRPYLLRFAIDEGIVEKDAKTTQFYILMMLLVLIGEVIFQFSFIFFANWLGQKVIRDLRVKLFNHMMDFKKQYFDNSSVGRLVTRAVSDIETIASIFSQGLFMIISDLLKMIAVLFVMFYQSWQLTLLVLTVLPYILYATRVFQKKMKVAFEDVRAQVSNLNSFVQERISGMKIVQIFNREREEYKNFKNINEKHKKAWIKTVWYNAIFFPIAEMSTSITIGLIVWFGGLRVVESDALSLGIIIMFIELAQMLFRPLRQIADKFNSLQMGMVAANRVFNIIDTNSKIENQGQIEAKNLKGDIKFQEVRFSYVKDEEVLKGINLEVNSGETVAIVGATGAGKSTIINLLSRFYDIDSGEIIVDGKNLKSYELNSLREEIAVVLQDVFLFADSILKNISLNKPDIKEAEIIQAAKDIGVHEFISSLPNAYQYNVKERGAMLSSGQRQLIAFLRAYVSNPGILVLDEATSSIDSYSEQLIQEATEKITKGRTSIIIAHRLATIKTADKIIVMDQGEIKEVGKHDDLLKTNGFYKRLYEAQFEKEVNMSA, from the coding sequence ATGAAGACAAAAAAAAATAACTCAACTACTGGCAAAGCTTTTGATTTAGGCTTATTTAAGCGATTATTAGCATTCACGAAACCTTACAAGAAAACCTTTTATTTTGTGGCCATTGCAGCTATAGTATTATCTGCTTTAGGTGTAATGCGGCCTTATTTATTAAGATTTGCAATCGATGAAGGGATTGTAGAAAAAGACGCTAAAACAACTCAATTTTACATCCTCATGATGTTGCTTGTTTTAATTGGCGAGGTTATTTTTCAGTTTAGCTTCATCTTTTTTGCCAATTGGCTTGGTCAAAAAGTTATTCGAGATTTAAGGGTAAAGCTTTTTAACCACATGATGGACTTTAAAAAGCAATATTTTGATAATTCTTCAGTTGGTCGGCTAGTAACTAGGGCTGTAAGTGATATAGAAACAATTGCAAGTATATTTAGTCAAGGCTTATTCATGATTATTAGTGATTTATTAAAAATGATTGCTGTTTTATTTGTCATGTTTTACCAAAGTTGGCAACTCACCTTACTGGTGCTTACAGTTTTGCCTTATATTTTATATGCAACACGTGTTTTTCAAAAGAAAATGAAAGTTGCATTTGAAGATGTTAGAGCTCAAGTTTCTAACCTAAATTCATTTGTTCAAGAGCGCATCTCCGGAATGAAAATTGTTCAAATTTTTAATCGAGAACGAGAAGAATATAAAAATTTCAAAAATATTAACGAAAAGCACAAAAAGGCATGGATTAAAACGGTTTGGTATAATGCCATCTTCTTTCCTATCGCAGAAATGTCAACATCAATAACCATCGGTTTAATTGTTTGGTTTGGTGGTTTAAGGGTTGTTGAAAGTGATGCCTTATCACTTGGAATTATTATCATGTTTATAGAATTAGCGCAAATGCTATTTAGACCTTTGAGGCAAATCGCTGATAAATTTAATTCTCTTCAAATGGGAATGGTTGCAGCCAATCGTGTGTTTAATATTATAGATACCAATTCAAAAATTGAAAATCAAGGCCAAATTGAAGCTAAAAATCTAAAAGGCGACATTAAATTTCAGGAAGTTAGATTTAGCTATGTTAAAGACGAAGAAGTCTTAAAAGGCATTAATTTAGAAGTTAATTCTGGTGAAACTGTTGCTATTGTTGGCGCTACAGGCGCAGGAAAAAGTACCATCATTAATTTACTCAGCCGTTTTTATGATATTGATTCTGGTGAAATTATAGTTGATGGCAAAAATTTAAAATCTTATGAGCTTAATAGTCTAAGAGAAGAAATTGCAGTAGTCTTACAAGATGTATTTTTATTTGCAGATAGTATCTTAAAAAACATAAGCTTAAATAAACCGGACATAAAAGAAGCCGAAATTATTCAAGCAGCTAAAGATATTGGCGTTCACGAATTTATTAGTAGTTTACCTAATGCTTACCAATACAATGTTAAAGAACGCGGTGCGATGCTGTCTTCAGGGCAACGCCAACTTATTGCCTTTCTGCGCGCTTATGTCAGTAATCCTGGGATTTTAGTTCTTGATGAAGCAACATCTTCTATAGACTCCTATAGCGAGCAATTAATTCAGGAAGCGACAGAAAAAATCACAAAAGGAAGAACATCTATCATTATAGCGCATCGATTAGCAACCATTAAAACTGCTGATAAAATTATTGTGATGGATCAAGGCGAAATAAAAGAAGTAGGAAAACACGATGATCTTCTTAAAACCAACGGGTTTTACAAACGCTTATACGAAGCTCAGTTTGAAAAAGAGGTTAACATGAGTGCTTAA
- the truA gene encoding tRNA pseudouridine(38-40) synthase TruA, protein MRYKVTLSYRGLAYNGWQIQPNHLSVQELVESALSTALQQEIKVVGAGRTDTGVHASFYIAHFDSKIMIEELSQLVFKCNTLLPKDIAFQKIERVKDDFHARFDAKYRSYRYQITQNKNPFVINSAYYIKRQLDLKMMNESCDILKKHQNFKAFSKVKTSVYTYNCNIIEAEWKLENNLVCFEIKANRFLRNMVRAIVGTMIEVGLHTLTLKEFNQIIIDQDRRKAGKSVPAHALFLTDIGY, encoded by the coding sequence TTGAGGTACAAAGTTACATTATCTTATAGGGGTTTAGCTTATAATGGATGGCAAATTCAACCCAATCACTTAAGTGTCCAAGAACTTGTTGAAAGTGCATTAAGTACAGCGCTTCAACAAGAAATTAAAGTAGTTGGTGCTGGCAGGACTGACACTGGCGTTCACGCTTCGTTTTATATTGCTCATTTTGATTCTAAAATTATGATTGAAGAGTTGAGTCAACTTGTATTTAAATGCAACACTTTGCTGCCTAAAGATATTGCTTTTCAAAAAATTGAACGAGTTAAAGATGATTTTCATGCACGTTTTGATGCTAAATACCGTTCTTATCGATACCAAATTACGCAAAATAAAAACCCATTTGTCATCAATTCAGCTTACTATATTAAGCGTCAACTAGATTTAAAAATGATGAATGAATCTTGTGATATTTTAAAAAAACATCAAAACTTTAAAGCTTTTTCGAAGGTTAAAACTAGTGTCTACACGTATAATTGTAACATAATTGAAGCCGAATGGAAATTAGAAAATAATTTGGTTTGTTTTGAGATCAAGGCCAATCGATTTTTAAGAAATATGGTTCGTGCCATTGTTGGTACTATGATTGAAGTTGGTTTACACACGTTAACTTTAAAAGAATTTAATCAAATCATTATTGATCAAGATCGTAGAAAAGCTGGAAAATCTGTTCCTGCTCATGCCCTATTTTTAACTGATATTGGCTATTAA